In Clostridium sp. DL-VIII, the following proteins share a genomic window:
- a CDS encoding alpha/beta hydrolase translates to MSKEIKSSRIYSDLDFEFRDVNKYISQSHYKEEMSSKVEPYLKENLKKGYISGVNNIKLYYEKYIVENSKAGVVICHGFGEFTEKYNEVIYYLMREGYSVFILEHRGHGRSQRLGMDEYQINVERFNYYVDDFKKFIDEIVFPQNENKSLFLFAHSMGGAIGTVFLESYTKYFKAAVLSSPMYEINTGKVPKVLANVVAGGMKLLGKGINYLPGQLPYRDKKMFSSRSTSCKERYDYLQEKIRNNNCYHSGGSSAIWYLESLKATRKLIKKENVLKVKIPVLLFQAEHDTHVIPRAQNKFSTYAENCELVYVKDSKHEAYFEKDGISFPFFNKILAQHQNMFLTA, encoded by the coding sequence ATGAGTAAAGAAATAAAGTCGTCAAGGATATATTCGGATTTAGATTTTGAATTTAGAGATGTTAACAAATATATTTCACAAAGTCATTATAAAGAAGAAATGTCAAGCAAGGTAGAACCATATTTAAAGGAAAATTTAAAAAAAGGATATATTTCAGGAGTAAATAATATAAAACTTTATTATGAAAAATATATAGTGGAAAACTCAAAAGCAGGTGTCGTTATATGTCATGGATTTGGCGAGTTTACAGAAAAGTATAATGAAGTTATCTATTATCTTATGAGAGAAGGATATTCGGTTTTTATTCTTGAACATAGAGGGCATGGACGTTCTCAAAGGCTTGGAATGGATGAGTACCAAATTAATGTTGAACGGTTCAATTATTATGTGGATGATTTTAAGAAATTTATAGATGAGATTGTTTTTCCTCAAAATGAAAATAAGAGTTTATTTTTATTTGCTCATTCAATGGGAGGAGCAATAGGAACTGTTTTTTTAGAGTCTTATACTAAATATTTTAAAGCAGCGGTACTTAGTTCTCCGATGTATGAAATAAATACAGGAAAAGTGCCTAAAGTATTAGCCAATGTTGTTGCAGGAGGAATGAAGCTTTTGGGGAAAGGAATTAATTATCTTCCAGGGCAATTGCCGTACAGGGATAAAAAAATGTTTTCTAGCAGATCTACCAGCTGTAAGGAAAGGTATGACTATCTGCAGGAGAAAATTAGAAATAATAATTGTTATCATAGTGGAGGATCTTCTGCAATATGGTATCTTGAAAGTTTAAAGGCAACTAGAAAACTAATTAAGAAGGAGAATGTTTTAAAAGTAAAAATACCAGTGTTATTATTTCAAGCAGAACATGATACTCATGTTATTCCAAGGGCACAAAATAAGTTTTCAACTTATGCTGAAAATTGTGAACTAGTTTATGTAAAAGACTCTAAGCATGAAGCTTATTTTGAAAAAGATGGGATTTCATTCCCTTTTTTTAATAAAATTTTGGCTCAACATCAAAATATGTTCTTGACAGCTTAA
- a CDS encoding HD domain-containing phosphohydrolase, translated as MKNKKELVNVQELKSGMVITKDVIKNGNLLIKEGSVVNEELIARLNKAYFLEKIEVNVPEEVIAQNTKEAEMKKVEETFKEISSELKDMFLKLSRVKENRVNDLRIFSEKIQRELKSAEIVISNVVFRGSGDDPIYRHGVNVAALSALLGKWIGLEQSKINLLIYSALLHDFGMTKLDLKIPEKPDILIQGRYNDVKQHTKIGYKHVDGIPFLDKSVSYGVLMHHEREDGSGYPLGITGEKIHCFAKIIAIADELDVMNSDEKYRNKRGPFEILEIIKEKSLNKLDYEYSKVFLEHIANYYMGEDVLLSTGEKAKILQINVNDLSKPLLLKDGEFIDLSKNKDIYIKELVLS; from the coding sequence ATGAAGAATAAAAAGGAATTGGTAAACGTACAAGAATTGAAATCAGGAATGGTCATTACAAAAGATGTTATAAAGAATGGAAATCTTCTAATAAAAGAAGGATCAGTTGTAAATGAGGAGCTAATTGCTCGATTAAATAAGGCATATTTTCTTGAAAAGATTGAAGTCAATGTGCCCGAAGAAGTAATAGCACAAAATACTAAAGAAGCAGAAATGAAAAAGGTAGAAGAAACGTTTAAAGAAATAAGTTCAGAGCTAAAAGATATGTTTTTAAAATTGAGTAGAGTTAAGGAAAATAGAGTTAATGATCTTAGAATATTTTCAGAAAAAATCCAAAGGGAGTTAAAGTCTGCTGAAATTGTTATAAGCAATGTCGTCTTTAGGGGGAGTGGAGATGATCCAATATATAGACATGGGGTAAATGTTGCAGCCCTAAGTGCTCTTTTAGGAAAATGGATTGGACTGGAACAATCAAAAATAAACTTACTAATCTATTCAGCATTATTGCATGATTTTGGTATGACTAAATTAGATTTAAAGATTCCAGAAAAACCTGATATTTTAATACAAGGAAGATATAATGATGTAAAACAGCATACTAAAATAGGATATAAACATGTTGATGGTATTCCATTTTTAGATAAATCTGTAAGTTATGGAGTGCTTATGCATCACGAACGAGAAGATGGATCTGGCTATCCACTTGGAATAACTGGAGAAAAGATACATTGCTTTGCAAAGATCATTGCAATTGCAGATGAACTTGATGTAATGAACTCGGATGAAAAATATAGAAATAAAAGAGGCCCGTTTGAGATTTTAGAGATAATTAAAGAAAAGAGCTTAAACAAATTAGATTATGAATATTCAAAAGTATTTTTAGAACATATAGCTAATTATTACATGGGTGAAGATGTATTACTAAGTACAGGGGAAAAAGCTAAAATACTGCAGATAAATGTAAATGACTTATCTAAGCCGTTATTATTAAAAGATGGTGAGTTTATAGATTTAAGTAAAAATAAAGATATATACATAAAGGAACTAGTATTAAGCTAG
- a CDS encoding HD-GYP domain-containing protein — MDENNTRVVSFNQLEEGMILAKDVEQNGRVLLKKDIPINKQMIKRIQGLLFIGNAIIYDRKVQKNIIKKKEPNKVEEEFKEIALKLPKTFRQLMNENGAAMNEIREFSQKIQSELKPSSLVIKNIVLYGSGTDSIYRHGVNVAALSALLGKWLELDKAQLNLLVYSAILHDFGKTKIDREVLDKEAALTPKELKVIKTHAQVGYKFIKNISFLDKAVSYGVLMHHERVDGSGYPLGLKGKEIHQFARIIAIADVFDAINSDRTYKKKKLPFEALQIVKDEGLGKLDYEYVKVFLEHIVGYYIGEEVLLNTNEKCKIILMNVNDLEKPLILKNDKFIDLAKEKDLYIKEILF, encoded by the coding sequence ATGGATGAAAATAATACAAGGGTAGTAAGCTTTAATCAGTTAGAAGAAGGCATGATATTAGCAAAAGATGTAGAACAAAATGGAAGGGTATTACTAAAAAAAGATATTCCAATAAATAAGCAGATGATAAAAAGGATACAAGGTTTGTTATTTATTGGAAACGCAATAATATATGATAGAAAAGTACAAAAGAATATTATTAAAAAGAAAGAACCTAATAAAGTAGAAGAGGAATTTAAAGAGATAGCTTTAAAGCTGCCTAAAACGTTTAGACAATTAATGAATGAAAATGGAGCAGCTATGAATGAAATTAGAGAGTTTTCTCAAAAAATTCAGAGTGAATTAAAACCAAGCAGCTTAGTTATAAAAAACATAGTGCTTTATGGAAGTGGGACAGACTCCATTTATAGGCATGGAGTGAATGTTGCAGCATTAAGTGCTCTTTTAGGAAAATGGCTGGAACTTGATAAAGCGCAGTTAAATTTGTTAGTTTATTCTGCAATTCTACATGATTTTGGAAAGACTAAAATAGATAGAGAAGTGTTAGATAAAGAAGCAGCTTTAACCCCAAAAGAATTAAAGGTAATAAAAACTCATGCACAGGTAGGGTATAAATTTATAAAGAATATTTCATTTTTGGACAAGGCGGTAAGTTATGGTGTTCTAATGCATCATGAAAGAGTAGATGGTTCTGGATATCCATTGGGGTTAAAAGGAAAAGAGATACATCAATTTGCAAGAATTATTGCTATAGCAGATGTATTTGACGCAATAAATTCAGATAGAACATATAAGAAAAAAAAGCTACCATTTGAAGCCTTGCAGATAGTTAAAGATGAAGGCCTTGGGAAATTAGACTATGAATATGTAAAAGTATTTCTAGAACATATAGTGGGTTATTATATAGGAGAGGAAGTATTATTAAATACGAACGAAAAATGCAAGATAATACTGATGAATGTAAATGATTTAGAAAAACCTCTTATATTAAAAAATGATAAATTTATAGACTTAGCTAAGGAAAAAGATTTATATATTAAAGAAATATTATTTTAA
- a CDS encoding arsenate reductase family protein gives MNIQIFGTKKCFDTKKAERFFKERNIKFQFIDLNEKAMSKGEFNSVLNSVSINDLIDTKSKEYTKLNFNNIRSAEVKTELLLKNQKVIKTPVVRNGKEATVGYNSDIWNKWIEEQ, from the coding sequence ATGAACATACAAATATTTGGGACCAAGAAATGTTTTGATACCAAAAAAGCAGAGCGTTTCTTTAAAGAAAGAAATATAAAATTTCAATTTATCGATTTAAATGAGAAAGCTATGAGCAAAGGTGAGTTTAATAGTGTACTTAATTCTGTAAGTATTAATGATTTAATAGATACTAAATCAAAAGAGTATACAAAACTAAATTTTAATAATATACGAAGTGCTGAAGTAAAAACTGAATTATTATTAAAAAATCAAAAGGTTATTAAAACACCTGTGGTTAGAAATGGTAAGGAAGCAACCGTTGGATATAATTCGGATATTTGGAATAAGTGGATAGAAGAACAATAA
- the deoD gene encoding purine-nucleoside phosphorylase, translated as MSIHINAPEGAIAESVLLPGDPLRAKFIAETFLENAVCYNEVRGMYGFTGTYKGKRVSVQGTGMGIPSISIYVNELIQSYGVKNLIRVGTCGGYSEKVKVRDLIIAMSASTDSNLNLVRFQGRTFAPTASFDLLKPAYDVAVEKGFDPKVGSIYSSDVFYGDDTEDWKKWAKFGCLGVEMEAAALYTIAAKFGVNALALLTVSDHFVTGEITSAEERQLTFTNMMEVALETIVKSDK; from the coding sequence ATGAGTATTCATATTAACGCACCAGAAGGTGCTATCGCAGAAAGCGTATTATTACCAGGAGATCCTTTAAGAGCAAAATTTATTGCAGAAACATTTTTGGAAAATGCAGTATGTTATAATGAAGTTAGAGGAATGTATGGTTTTACAGGAACATATAAAGGAAAAAGAGTTTCTGTTCAGGGAACAGGAATGGGAATACCATCAATTTCAATATATGTTAATGAATTGATTCAAAGTTATGGAGTTAAGAATCTTATAAGAGTTGGAACTTGTGGTGGATATAGTGAAAAAGTTAAAGTTAGAGATCTTATAATAGCTATGTCAGCTTCAACAGATTCAAATTTAAATTTAGTAAGATTCCAAGGAAGAACATTTGCTCCAACAGCAAGTTTCGATTTATTAAAACCTGCCTATGATGTTGCAGTTGAAAAAGGTTTTGATCCGAAGGTTGGAAGTATATATAGTTCAGATGTATTTTATGGTGATGATACTGAAGACTGGAAGAAATGGGCTAAGTTTGGATGCTTAGGAGTAGAAATGGAAGCAGCAGCATTGTATACAATTGCAGCTAAATTTGGAGTTAACGCGTTAGCCCTACTTACAGTAAGTGATCATTTTGTAACTGGAGAAATTACAAGTGCAGAAGAAAGACAATTAACATTTACAAACATGATGGAAGTTGCGCTTGAGACAATAGTAAAATCAGATAAATAG
- a CDS encoding cytidine deaminase: MDYERLIKTALEYRNRAYSPYSKFKVGAAVLFESGKIYGGCNIENASFGATNCAERTGIFKGISEGETKIKAIAVVGSLEEYTYPCGICRQVIVEFGDEDVKIIIAKNEKEYMVKDMDDILPGAFKKDALGKL; encoded by the coding sequence ATGGATTATGAAAGACTTATAAAGACAGCTTTAGAGTATAGAAACAGAGCGTATTCACCTTATTCTAAATTTAAAGTGGGAGCAGCAGTGCTTTTTGAAAGTGGAAAGATTTATGGAGGATGCAATATAGAAAATGCATCTTTTGGTGCTACAAATTGTGCTGAAAGAACCGGTATATTTAAAGGAATATCAGAGGGAGAAACAAAAATAAAGGCTATAGCAGTAGTTGGAAGTTTGGAAGAATACACATATCCTTGTGGTATTTGTCGTCAAGTAATTGTAGAATTTGGCGATGAAGATGTAAAAATAATAATAGCTAAAAATGAAAAAGAGTATATGGTAAAAGACATGGATGATATTTTACCAGGAGCTTTTAAAAAAGATGCATTAGGAAAACTTTAA
- a CDS encoding phosphopentomutase → MIDRVIWIVLDSVGMGEMPDAEKFGDVGANTIGNISKAVGGLNLPNMVELGLGNIENIKGVEASKAPIGCYARFREASNGKDTTTGHWEMGGVISEKAFPTYPNGFPKDVIEKFEKLTGRKVIGNKPSSGTVILDELGEEQMKSGSLIVYTSADSVFQIAAHEDVVPLEELYKICGIAREMLTGEHAVARVIARPFIGKPGNFTRTPNRRDFSLLPPYDTVLNKIKNAGLDVIGVGKIEDIFCGQGITEAIHTKDNMDGVDKTLDYMKKDNKGLIFTNLVDFDMKWGHRNDFKSYAKGLEEFDVRLKEIIDTMKESDILFITADHGCDPTMPGTDHSREHVPFLAYGKQLKENVNLGTRNSFADMGQTVAEVLKVERINNGASFLEQLTV, encoded by the coding sequence ATGATAGATAGAGTAATATGGATAGTTTTAGACAGCGTAGGAATGGGAGAAATGCCAGATGCTGAAAAATTTGGAGATGTTGGTGCTAATACAATAGGAAATATTTCTAAGGCAGTTGGTGGATTGAATTTACCTAATATGGTGGAATTAGGACTTGGAAACATAGAAAATATTAAAGGTGTAGAAGCTTCAAAAGCACCAATAGGATGTTATGCTAGATTTAGAGAAGCATCTAATGGTAAAGATACAACAACAGGTCATTGGGAAATGGGAGGCGTTATATCAGAAAAGGCATTTCCAACTTACCCCAATGGTTTCCCAAAAGATGTAATAGAAAAATTCGAGAAATTAACAGGAAGAAAAGTTATAGGAAATAAGCCATCTTCTGGTACAGTAATACTAGATGAACTTGGTGAAGAGCAAATGAAAAGTGGCAGTCTTATTGTTTATACATCAGCAGACAGTGTATTCCAAATAGCTGCTCATGAAGATGTAGTGCCATTAGAGGAATTATACAAAATTTGTGGAATTGCAAGAGAAATGTTAACTGGAGAACATGCTGTTGCAAGAGTAATAGCTAGGCCATTTATTGGAAAGCCAGGAAACTTTACTAGAACACCAAATAGAAGAGATTTTTCATTATTACCACCATATGATACTGTTTTGAATAAAATAAAAAATGCTGGATTAGATGTTATTGGTGTTGGTAAGATAGAAGATATATTCTGTGGTCAGGGTATAACAGAAGCAATTCATACTAAAGATAATATGGATGGAGTAGATAAAACCTTAGATTATATGAAAAAGGATAACAAGGGTTTAATATTTACTAATCTTGTTGATTTTGACATGAAATGGGGACATCGCAATGACTTTAAATCTTATGCAAAAGGTTTAGAAGAATTTGACGTAAGACTTAAAGAAATTATAGATACGATGAAAGAAAGCGATATCTTATTTATAACAGCAGATCATGGCTGCGATCCTACTATGCCAGGAACTGATCACAGCAGAGAGCATGTCCCATTTTTAGCATATGGAAAACAATTAAAAGAAAATGTTAATTTAGGTACTAGAAATTCTTTTGCAGATATGGGGCAAACAGTAGCAGAAGTATTAAAAGTTGAAAGAATAAACAATGGAGCAAGCTTTTTAGAGCAGTTGACAGTTTAA
- a CDS encoding pyrimidine-nucleoside phosphorylase: protein MKMIDIISKKRAGLELTTEEINFFIKNYTNGSIPDYQVSALLMAICFQKMNMRETSDLTMAMVNSGDILDLSNIEGIKVDKHSTGGVGDTTTLVLTPMVAALGIPVAKMSGRGLGHTGGTIDKLESFEGFSVEISEEQFIKNVNNNKIAIMGQTADLAPADKKLYALRDVTGTVENISLISSSIMSKKIAAGADAIVLDVKIGDGAFMKSYENAKELAEAMVNIGKNVNRNTVAVISDMDQPLGFAVGNALEVKEAIDTLNGVGPEDLLELCLTLGSNMVVLAKKAETVEEARKMLVKVIEDKSALNKLKEFVASQGGNPKQVENTELLPKAKYIVEVKSEKEGYVSKIDSQHIGLIAMELGAGRATKEDNVDLAVGIVLNKKRGNKVSVGETLAYIHANDESKIEKAKKDIIGSYHITSENREAVPLIYGVVR, encoded by the coding sequence ATGAAAATGATTGATATAATAAGCAAAAAAAGAGCGGGCTTGGAACTTACAACAGAAGAGATAAACTTTTTCATAAAAAATTATACCAATGGAAGTATTCCAGATTATCAGGTGTCAGCACTTCTTATGGCAATTTGTTTTCAAAAAATGAATATGAGAGAAACAAGCGATCTTACTATGGCTATGGTAAATTCAGGAGATATCCTTGACTTATCTAACATCGAGGGAATAAAAGTTGATAAACACAGTACTGGAGGAGTTGGTGATACTACAACATTAGTACTTACACCAATGGTTGCAGCACTTGGTATTCCTGTTGCAAAAATGTCAGGAAGAGGTCTTGGTCATACTGGTGGTACAATAGATAAATTAGAATCATTTGAAGGGTTTTCAGTTGAAATCAGTGAAGAACAATTTATTAAGAATGTAAATAATAATAAAATAGCTATAATGGGGCAAACAGCTGATTTGGCACCAGCAGATAAAAAGCTGTATGCTTTAAGAGATGTTACAGGAACAGTTGAAAATATATCACTTATATCATCGAGTATAATGAGTAAAAAAATTGCTGCAGGAGCAGATGCTATTGTATTAGATGTTAAAATTGGTGATGGAGCATTTATGAAATCTTATGAAAATGCAAAGGAACTTGCAGAGGCCATGGTTAACATAGGAAAGAATGTTAATAGGAATACAGTTGCAGTAATTTCTGATATGGATCAGCCTTTAGGATTTGCAGTTGGAAATGCACTAGAGGTTAAGGAAGCAATAGATACATTAAATGGTGTTGGTCCTGAGGATTTATTAGAATTATGCTTGACACTCGGAAGTAATATGGTAGTGCTTGCGAAAAAAGCTGAAACTGTAGAAGAAGCTAGAAAGATGCTTGTTAAGGTAATAGAAGATAAATCTGCACTTAACAAATTAAAAGAATTTGTTGCATCGCAAGGTGGAAATCCAAAGCAGGTTGAAAATACAGAACTTTTACCAAAAGCTAAATATATTGTGGAAGTTAAGAGTGAAAAAGAAGGATATGTTTCAAAGATAGATTCACAGCACATAGGACTTATAGCAATGGAACTTGGAGCAGGAAGAGCAACAAAAGAAGATAATGTGGATTTAGCAGTTGGCATAGTTTTAAATAAAAAGAGAGGCAATAAGGTTTCAGTTGGTGAAACTTTAGCGTATATACATGCAAATGATGAAAGCAAAATAGAAAAGGCAAAGAAAGATATAATTGGAAGTTATCATATAACAAGCGAAAATAGGGAAGCGGTTCCATTAATTTATGGAGTCGTTAGATAG
- the deoC gene encoding deoxyribose-phosphate aldolase — MDIARYIDHTILKPEATAEDVKRLCLEAKEYNFASVCVNTCYTKLVSTELAGSSVKTCVVVGFPLGAMTKEAKAFETTEAIKNGANEIDMVINVGALKAKNYDCLKEDIEAVVNAAAGRAIVKVIIETCLLTDEEKVKACEISKEAKADFVKTSTGFSSGGATKEDIALMRKTVGPDMGVKASGGIRDFKTAMDMINAGASRIGASASIAIVKESK, encoded by the coding sequence ATGGATATAGCTAGATATATAGATCATACAATATTAAAGCCGGAAGCTACTGCTGAGGATGTAAAGAGACTTTGCTTAGAAGCAAAGGAATATAATTTTGCATCTGTTTGTGTAAATACATGTTACACAAAGTTAGTCAGCACTGAACTTGCAGGAAGCAGTGTTAAAACATGTGTAGTTGTTGGTTTCCCATTAGGAGCTATGACTAAGGAAGCAAAAGCATTTGAAACTACAGAGGCTATCAAAAATGGTGCAAACGAAATAGATATGGTTATAAATGTAGGTGCATTGAAGGCTAAAAATTATGACTGTTTAAAAGAAGATATAGAAGCAGTAGTGAATGCGGCTGCAGGAAGAGCAATAGTTAAAGTTATTATTGAAACATGTTTATTAACTGATGAAGAAAAAGTTAAGGCTTGTGAAATTTCAAAAGAAGCTAAAGCTGATTTTGTAAAGACATCAACAGGATTTTCAAGTGGTGGAGCAACAAAAGAAGATATTGCTCTTATGAGAAAGACTGTAGGACCTGATATGGGGGTAAAAGCATCTGGGGGAATAAGAGATTTTAAGACAGCTATGGATATGATAAATGCAGGTGCAAGCAGAATAGGTGCAAGCGCTAGTATCGCTATAGTTAAAGAAAGTAAATAA
- a CDS encoding ABC transporter permease — translation MLSSITLLIGITLMYSAPLIFGALGGVVSERSGVVNIGIEGMMTIGAFTGAAVGYYSGNAWFGFLAAGIAGGIMALLHAVASVTFNADQTISGIAINLLGSGFSLFLCRLLFEGATMTKPVPVKLPKVFGVDITVILAIIITIVVWFILYRTKWGLRVRAVGEHPAAADTLGISVTGIRYACVLISGILSGFGGAAMTLAIIAQFTPTAISGQGFIALAAVIFGKWTPHGAYGACLLFGFAQALTVVLGGGSFAIPSQILAMLPYILTIVVLILFVGRSVAPKADGVPYEKGTR, via the coding sequence ATGCTAAGTAGCATAACATTATTAATAGGTATTACATTAATGTATTCTGCACCATTAATTTTTGGAGCGTTAGGAGGCGTTGTTTCTGAGCGATCTGGAGTCGTAAATATTGGGATCGAAGGTATGATGACTATAGGTGCTTTTACAGGTGCAGCAGTAGGATACTATTCTGGTAACGCGTGGTTTGGATTCCTAGCAGCAGGAATTGCAGGTGGAATAATGGCTTTATTACATGCGGTAGCTTCAGTAACATTTAATGCAGACCAAACAATCTCAGGTATTGCTATAAATCTACTAGGTTCCGGTTTTTCTCTATTTTTATGTAGGCTGTTATTTGAAGGTGCTACTATGACTAAGCCAGTTCCTGTTAAATTACCAAAGGTATTTGGTGTGGACATCACAGTTATCTTAGCAATAATAATCACAATAGTTGTATGGTTCATTTTATACAGAACAAAATGGGGACTTCGTGTTCGTGCTGTAGGAGAGCATCCAGCAGCAGCAGATACTCTTGGAATAAGTGTAACAGGAATCCGTTATGCATGTGTTTTGATTTCTGGAATATTATCAGGATTTGGTGGAGCTGCTATGACGCTTGCAATAATAGCTCAATTTACTCCAACAGCAATCAGTGGGCAAGGCTTTATTGCATTAGCAGCAGTTATTTTCGGAAAATGGACTCCACATGGTGCATATGGAGCATGTTTATTGTTTGGATTTGCACAGGCTCTAACAGTTGTGTTAGGTGGAGGAAGTTTTGCAATACCATCACAAATACTTGCGATGTTACCATATATTTTAACAATTGTAGTTTTAATTCTTTTCGTTGGAAGATCAGTTGCACCTAAAGCAGATGGAGTGCCTTACGAAAAAGGAACACGTTAG
- a CDS encoding ABC transporter permease, with protein MKTVAKILKKPVTSTFIAIFFGFLVSAIVLSAAGYNSMDAFSALFNGIFSRPKYISNTVIKATPIILTGLSVAFAFKTGLFNIGAEGQYIIGTIAATIVGIKLNLPAVLEVPVVILSGVIAGAIFGGIVGVLKAKFGIHEVITSIMLNWIALYLCNFVVASDAFHQPDSTSTFMINESGFTSILSNWKTSDAGIKTLSNTPWLSEVLIKTDVNIGIIIAIIMAVVISILLYKSTKGYELRAVGLNKDAAEFAGINVNRNIIQSMVIAGALSGLAGALIITGTAPHKLSTLAAFENYGFNGLSVALIAGSSPIGCIFGGLLYGGLLYGGQSVQSAIGAPSEIINIMIGTIVFFVALTRIVPILADRLVKRGEKNAK; from the coding sequence ATGAAAACAGTGGCAAAGATTCTTAAAAAGCCAGTTACTTCAACATTTATTGCAATATTTTTTGGATTTTTAGTTTCTGCAATAGTACTTAGTGCAGCAGGGTATAATTCAATGGATGCTTTTAGTGCACTTTTTAATGGAATTTTTTCAAGACCTAAATATATTTCAAATACAGTAATTAAGGCTACACCTATAATTTTAACAGGTCTTAGTGTTGCATTTGCTTTTAAAACAGGCTTATTCAATATAGGAGCTGAAGGTCAATATATTATAGGGACAATTGCTGCAACAATAGTTGGAATAAAGCTAAATTTACCAGCAGTATTAGAGGTTCCAGTAGTAATTTTATCTGGAGTTATAGCTGGAGCAATATTTGGCGGCATCGTAGGAGTACTCAAGGCGAAGTTTGGTATACATGAGGTTATAACGAGTATAATGCTGAATTGGATTGCATTATATTTGTGTAATTTTGTTGTAGCAAGTGATGCATTTCATCAACCAGATTCAACAAGTACTTTTATGATTAATGAATCTGGGTTCACTTCAATATTGAGCAATTGGAAGACTTCAGATGCTGGAATTAAAACACTTTCAAATACTCCATGGCTTTCTGAAGTGCTAATAAAAACTGATGTAAATATTGGAATTATAATAGCAATCATAATGGCGGTAGTAATATCAATATTATTATATAAATCTACTAAAGGATACGAGTTACGCGCAGTTGGATTAAATAAGGATGCAGCTGAATTTGCAGGAATAAATGTTAATCGTAATATAATACAATCAATGGTAATTGCAGGTGCACTATCAGGACTTGCAGGTGCGTTGATTATTACTGGAACTGCACCGCATAAACTATCTACTTTGGCAGCTTTTGAAAACTATGGCTTTAATGGATTATCAGTTGCATTGATTGCAGGAAGTTCACCAATTGGATGTATATTTGGCGGATTACTTTATGGAGGCCTATTATATGGAGGGCAATCCGTACAATCTGCTATAGGTGCACCATCAGAAATAATAAATATTATGATAGGTACCATAGTATTCTTTGTCGCATTGACTAGAATAGTACCTATTTTAGCCGATAGACTTGTGAAGAGAGGTGAAAAGAATGCTAAGTAG